Proteins from a genomic interval of Nostoc sp. TCL240-02:
- a CDS encoding S41 family peptidase, producing the protein MFKQKSIVRIELAVIAAILAGTSLYTSKVLGKTQTTPQKLVDEVWQILDKNYVDANFNHQDWKAIRQQYLSRSYSSKKEAYGAIQEMVAKLGDRYTEFYDPQEFKALNSDISGNLSGVGLELAENEKTKALTVIAPIEGTPAFKAGILPGDLIVQINGQITQGMKIEDAVKRILGPVGTKVVLTIKRGSQSQTFQLTRANIAIHPVTYNTQTTAVGKIGYIRLPEFTQTAPAQMHRAIEALEKQQVQGYVLDLRSDPGGLLDASLQIASMWLKQGAIVSLVNRDQVKDSYNASGHPLTNKPLVILVDKGSASASEILSGALQDDKRATLVGTRTFGKGLVQAVEPLDDGSGLKLTIAKYYTPKGRDINHIGIAPDINVELSEAQQQALVENRTLGTLADPQYASAVADLSKLIQSGANHVSLHDEK; encoded by the coding sequence ATGTTCAAGCAAAAATCGATCGTCAGGATAGAACTAGCCGTTATTGCCGCAATCCTGGCAGGAACTAGTCTCTACACTTCTAAAGTTCTAGGTAAAACTCAAACTACCCCTCAAAAGCTAGTAGATGAGGTGTGGCAAATCCTAGATAAAAATTATGTTGATGCCAACTTTAACCATCAAGATTGGAAAGCAATTCGACAGCAGTATCTTAGCCGCTCCTATAGTTCTAAGAAAGAGGCTTATGGTGCAATTCAAGAAATGGTGGCTAAATTAGGCGATCGCTACACGGAGTTTTACGACCCCCAGGAATTTAAAGCCCTAAATAGCGATATTTCTGGCAACCTCAGTGGTGTAGGGCTGGAACTGGCAGAGAATGAAAAGACTAAAGCTTTAACTGTTATTGCCCCAATTGAAGGAACGCCTGCTTTTAAAGCGGGTATTTTGCCGGGTGATTTAATTGTCCAAATTAACGGTCAAATCACTCAGGGAATGAAAATAGAGGATGCCGTTAAGCGGATTCTTGGCCCGGTGGGAACCAAAGTAGTACTCACGATTAAACGGGGTAGCCAATCCCAAACTTTTCAACTTACCCGCGCCAATATTGCCATCCATCCTGTAACTTACAACACCCAAACAACGGCAGTGGGTAAGATTGGTTACATTCGTTTACCAGAGTTTACGCAAACTGCACCTGCCCAGATGCATCGGGCAATTGAAGCACTAGAAAAACAACAGGTGCAGGGCTATGTTTTGGATCTGCGTTCCGATCCAGGTGGACTGCTGGATGCGAGTTTGCAAATTGCCAGTATGTGGTTAAAGCAAGGAGCGATCGTGTCTTTGGTAAATCGAGACCAAGTTAAAGATAGCTACAATGCGTCGGGACATCCTCTTACCAACAAACCTTTAGTGATACTGGTCGATAAAGGATCTGCTAGCGCCAGCGAAATTCTGTCGGGAGCGCTGCAAGATGATAAGCGCGCCACGTTAGTAGGGACTCGCACCTTCGGGAAAGGTTTAGTTCAGGCTGTAGAGCCACTGGACGATGGTTCAGGGCTAAAACTAACGATCGCCAAATACTACACACCCAAAGGTCGAGATATCAATCATATCGGCATTGCACCAGATATTAACGTGGAGTTAAGCGAGGCACAACAGCAAGCATTAGTAGAAAATCGAACCTTGGGGACATTAGCCGATCCTCAGTATGCTAGCGCCGTTGCCGACCTGAGTAAATTGATTCAGTCCGGGGCTAATCATGTGAGTTTGCATGATGAGAAATAA